From a single Metopolophium dirhodum isolate CAU chromosome 6, ASM1992520v1, whole genome shotgun sequence genomic region:
- the LOC132946918 gene encoding uncharacterized protein LOC132946918 — translation MVLWNKIVLFLISLCMVALCDSAFQKPLDPFTLLRYDKRTPEDQPPNNEKNISVEFDEYPVIVPKRTALLLDRLMVALQKAVDGNNSGNMKGYYPERSIPISGAPRPSPGMELQRRNQQKGRLYWRCYFNAVSCFK, via the exons ATGGTTCTTTggaataaaatagttttatttttgatatcgcTGTGTATGGTTGCGTTGTGCGATTCGGCATTTCAAAAACCATTGGACCCCTTCACATTACTCAGATACGACAAACGGACGCCCGAGGACCAGCCACCGAACAACGAAAAGAACATATCTGTCGAATTCGACGAATACCCG GTGATTGTGCCAAAAAGGACTGCACTATTGCTGGATAGACTAATGGTGGCATTACAAAAAGCTGTAGACGGAAATAATTCTGGAAATATGAAAGGATATTACCCAGAAAGATCAATTCCTATTAGCGGAGCTCCTAGACCAAGCCCCGGA aTGGAACTACAGAGACGAAATCAACAAAAGGGACGACTATACTGGAGGTGTTATTTCAACGCTGTGTCCtgttttaaatag
- the LOC132946373 gene encoding vigilin-like, which translates to MLELQQQDIPKLKSERAVSNNTGQEDGGNNGNSYDLVFPALPDSKTLVPKNIGINGQCASSNVPPKGWNKVRTSTVNNVFTISVQDRKSDNSEKFGEGESKRICSQITRETGAEIEISTSKNMNLTFLVRGKEDHVIEAKRRIIASFQTQATSAVPVPKEHHCQVMGKQGTRRKEIEQRTGARIQMPSIQDTSDIINVTGTRDAVEKAVQEIRMISDELSKKAFERIEIPKIFHPFITGGHNEKLNSLMKETGVKIHVPPPSVNRDEITIAGDKEGVQSAIEKIKQVYTKMEKESATVFVEIPKQKHKYLMAQKGNGIQDILLETNVSVEMPQQDSDKETVTLRGLYKDLGTGLTKLYEKANSMTAETIECPGWMHRFLIGKNGSNLRELIEDNEKVHVEFSDDNKIIVEGPTNMIPKVIDSLKKAIECYVSTELVVDPKFFKHIIGKNGSNINRVKNDTGVIINISESDNNSNIIRIEGRKDGVELAKSELEEMIYKLENEVEKEISIDQRHHRAIIGVKGEKVRELQEAFNVQITFPSSVEARSNLVKIRGLNDDVNKAFKSLAKLAKELDEANYVLEIPVFKQFHKLVVGKGGANIKKIREETDTRIDLPREGEDSDTIKVMGNKEKVLIACDMIKKIQNEMGDIVTKEIVLGNVKVRNVIVNLGNKFIQSIKEDCGGNVSLKLPAVKGDNTIVIKGPEDDVDSAITQIQTMVDEVHNSVIDLKVKPEFHKYLIGKKRANVKRIRDLTNTRIIFPPETDSVNENITIVGKKENVDKAKLEFEAMITDISNVIEDRVEINEKYHKSFVAKRGEFLHKLEEECGGVKISFPKPGGGDKVVLKGSKANVAIAKQRLLDHAKVLENTIQVEVNVDPKYHRHFVARRGEIINRIIDDCNGVSITFPKLASNDDVVIIKGDKTNAEEAKRKIEEIVKDLENIIEITMSVPPKHHRHFVARRAEVINQISAEYNGVTVTFPQVNSNSSEVLIKGHKDFVEKVKNKINNIVIDLEQRITVEVIIPQRMHRVLMRNRDLLEGMRRDLDVWIKFPERPPEDQFNREQEDVNVVEDTDENRAPSINDIVTIFGKPENCESAKQILIDNIPKTIDLNVPSEYHRSLIGSKGATIRKLSDDYNVQIKVPNQEQNADIIKITGVQKDIDEVVAAIKEEMRLYDADKEDRQLRSYEIQMTIEPEFHPMIIGKKGDTVRNLRNKYGVQVNLPRRGEGINENIVTVVGYQQSAESARDEIQEMVDKLKNVYKEEIYIDSRIHSRLIGFRGRNISQIMDKYHVDIRFSKSDSSNPDLVVVYAREDATQDDVLDCMDYLEMIQQDYMTDLVENEARANLKPKTESQSVPNGNHNSQGGAGFVMGNGAPWEKAHPDTNSTRDFPSFAGIATSANNAGSDKTNLPSWGSGRR; encoded by the exons ATGTTGGAGTTGCAACAGCAAGATATCCCTAAGTTGAAGAGTGAACGCGCGGTGTCTAACAACACTGGTCAAGAAGATGGAGGCAACAATGGTAACAGCTATGACCTTGTGTTTCCAGCTTTACCTGACTCAAAAACATTGGTACCCAAGAATATTGGAATCAATGGTCAATGTGCATCTTCAAATGTACCACCTAAAGGATGGAACAAAGTTCGGACATCAACTgtcaataat gtgtTCACTATTTCTGTTCAAGACCGTAAATCAGATAATAGTGAAAAATTTGGAGAAGGTGAATCTAAACGTATTTGTAGCCAAATTACAAGAGAAACTGGAGCTGAGATTGAAATTTCTACATCAAAGAATATGAACTTGACTTTTCTTGTAAGGGGTAAAGAGGATCATGTCATTGAAGCTAAACGCAGAATTATTGCAAGCTTTCAAACTCAA gcTACTAGTGCAGTTCCTGTTCCAAAGGAACATCATTGTCAAGTTATGGGAAAACAAGGAACTCGTCGTAAGGAAATTGAACAACGCACTGGTGCGCGTATTCAAATGCCAAGCATTCAAGATACTTCAGATATTATCAATGTTACTGGAACTAGAGATGCAGTCGAGAAAGCTGTTCAGGAAATTCGCATGATTTCAGATGAGTTG tctAAAAAAGCATTTGAAAGGATTGAAATCCCAAAAATTTTCCATCCTTTCATTACTGGTGGTCATAATGAAAAACTCAATAGTTTAATGAAAGAAACTGGTGTTAAAATCCATGTTCCTCCGCCATCTGTTAACAGAGATGAAATTACAATTGCTGGAGATAAAGAAGGAGTTCAATCAGCTATTGAGAAGATAAAACAGGTTTATACAAAAATG GAAAAAGAATCAGCAACAGTGTTTGTTGAGATACCAAAAcagaaacataaatatttaatggctCAAAAAGGAAATGGTATTCAAGATATATTATTGGAAACTAATGTTAGTGTGGAAATGCCTCAACAAGATTCAGACAAAGAAACAGTTACATTAAGAGGGTTATATAAGGATTTAGGCACtg gattAACAAAGTTGTATGAAAAAGCTAACAGTATGACTGCTGAAACAATTGAGTGTCCTGGGTGGATGCACAGGTTTTTGATTGGAAAAAACGGTTCCAATTTACGAGAGTTAATAGAAGATAATGAAAAG gtaCACGTTGAATTTTCTGATGATAATAAGATAATTGTGGAAGGACCAACAAATATGATTCCTAAGGTAATCGATTCAttaaaaaaagctattgagtGCTATGTTTCTACAGAACTTGTAGTTGACCCAAAGTTTTTCAAACATATAATTGGGAAAAATGGAAGCAAta tTAATCGCGTTAAGAATGATACTGgtgttataatcaatatttctGAGTCTGATAATAACTCTAACATTATTCGGATCGAAGGACGAAAAGATGGAGTAGAGTTAGCTAAAAGT gaaTTGGAAGAAATGATTTATAAGTTGGAGAATGAAGTCGAAAAAGAAATATCAATTGACCAACGTCACCACCGTGCAATAATTGGAGTTAAAGGCGAAAAAGTCAGAGAACTTCAGGAAGCTTTCAACGTTCAAATTACATTTCCTAGTTCGG TTGAAGCTAGAAGCAATTTAGTCAAAATACGTGGTTTAAATGATGATGTTAATAAAGCATTTAAGTCTTTAGCTAAATTAGCAAAAGAATTAGATGAAGCCAATTATGTATTAGAAATTCCCGTTTTTAAACAATTCCATAAGCTTGTTGTGGGAAAAGGAGGAGCTAATATTAAAAAG attaggGAAGAAACTGATACTAGAATTGATTTACCTCGTGAAGGTGAAGATAGTGACACCATCAAAGTTATGGGTAATAAAGAAAAGGTTTTAATTGCTTGCGATATGATAAAGAAAATACAAAATGAAATG ggaGATATTGTCACAAAAGAAATAGTCTTAGGAAATGTTAAAGTACGCAATGTTATTGTAAATCTTGGGAACAAGTTTATCCAATCTATCAAAGAAGATTGTGGTGGTAATGTGTCATTAAAGTTACCAGCTGTTAAAGGTGATAAT actatagttatcAAAGGACCAGAAGATGATGTAGACAGTGCTATCACACAAATTCAGACAATGGTAGACGAAGTTCATAATTCAGTTATTGATCTAAAAGTGAAGCcagaatttcataaatatttgattgGAAAAAAACGTGCTAACGTTAAAAGA ATTCGAGATTTAACAAATACAAGAATAATATTCCCACCAGAAACTGATTcagttaatgaaaatataactattgttggtaaaaaagaaaatgtagaCAAGGCAAAATTAGAATTTGAGGCTATGATAACTGATATCAGTAATGTTATTGAAGACCGTGTAGAAATAAATGAAAAGTATCATAAAAGTTTTGTGGCTAAACGTGGAGAATTTTTACATAAGTTGGAAGAAGAATGTGGTGGTGTAAAAATATCATTCCCCAAACCTGGAGGTGGAGACAAAGTTGTACTTAAAGGTAGCAAAGCAAATGTTGCTATTGCAAAGCAGAGACTTTTAGACCATGCTAAAGTtttg gaaAATACCATTCAAGTTGAAGTTAATGTTGATCCTAAGTATCATCGTCACTTTGTTGCAAGGCGTGgtgaaattattaatagaatCATTGATGATTGTAATGGAGTATCTATAACATTCCCTAAATTAGCTTCTAATGATGATGTTGTTATAATCAAGGGTGACAAAACTAATGCCGAAGAAGCAAAGCGTAAAATTGAAGAAATTGTTAAGGATTTG gaaaatattattgagATTACTATGAGTGTTCCTCCCAAACATCACCGACATTTTGTTGCTCGCCGTGCTGAAGTTATTAATCAAATTAGTGCAGAATATAATGGAGTTACTGTAACATTCCCACAAGTTAATTCAAATTCTAGTGAAGTTTTGATCAAAGGTCATAAAGATTTTGTTgaaaaagtcaaaaataaaatcaataatattgtcattgacTTG gaACAACGTATCACTGTTGAAGTTATCATACCTCAAAGGATGCATAGAGTTTTAATGAGGAATCGAGATTTATTGGAAGGCATGAGACGAGATTTAGATGTTTGGATTAAGTTCCCTGAAAGACCTCcag AAGATCAGTTTAATCGCGAACAAGAGGATGTTAATGTTGTAGAAGATACTGATGAAAATCGTGCTCCTAGTATCAATGACATAGTTACAATCTTTGGAAAACCTGAAAATTGTGAAAGtgctaaacaaatattaattgataatataccaAAAACTATTGac ttaaatGTACCATCAGAATATCATAGATCATTGATTGGTTCTAAGGGTGCCACAATCCGTAAGCTTAGTGATGATTATAATGTCCAGATTAAAGTTCCAAACCAAGAACAAAATGCTGatattataaag ATTACTGGGGTGCAAAAGGATATTGATGAAGTAGTTGCAGCCATTAAAGAAGAAATGAGGTTATATGATGCTGATAAAGAAGATAGACAGTTGCGCTCATATGAAATTCag atgACTATTGAACCAGAATTCCATCCTATGATAATTGGTAAAAAAGGAGACACTGTACGTAACTTACGTAACAAATATGGTGTTCAAGTTAATCTACCCAGAAGAGGTGAGGGAATCAATGAAAACATTGTAACAGTTGTTGGTTACCAACAAAGTGCTGAATCAGCAAGGGACGAAATTCAAGAAATGGTTGATAAACTT aaaaatgtttacaaggaAGAAATTTATATCGACAGTAGAATTCATTCAAGATTGATCGGTTTTCGAGGACGTAATATTTCACAAATTATGGATAAATATCATGTAGATATAAGATTTTCGAAATCTGACAGTTCTAATCCAGATTTGGTAGTAGTATATGCTCGCGAGGATGCCACCCAGGATGATGTTTTGGATTGTATGGATTATTTAGAAATGATTCAACAAGACTAT atGACAGACTTGGTAGAAAATGAAGCAAGAGCAAACTTGAAACCAAAAACTGAGAGCCAATCTGTCCCCAATGGTAATCATAACTCGCAAGGAGGTGCCGGATTTGTTATGGGTAATGGTGCACCATGGGAAAAAGCTCATCCAGATACAAATAGTACCAGAGATTTTCCATCTTTTGCGGGTATTGCGACGTCTGCTAATAATGCTGGGTCTGATAAGACCAACCTTCCAAGTTGGGGAAGTGGGCGTCGTTAG